The following are encoded together in the Thermomonas brevis genome:
- a CDS encoding potassium transporter Kup has product MANANHKPAGRRSRGHGQVGLTGLVVGAIGVVFGDIGTSPLYTIKEAFIPHYGLDARDPAEVLGLLSLIFWALMVMVTLKYVAIIMRADNEGEGGIMALMTLAQRTLPKGGRGAYAVGILGIFGASLFFGDSVITPPVSVLGALEGIEVAAPQLHDWIVPLAVVIMLVLFSTQRFGTEKVGRVFGPITLVWFLSIAALGVLNIRHNPEVVQALNPWWGVKFFMAHGWHGIFILGAVVLAVTGGEALYADMGHFGARPIRYAWYFLVLPALMLNYLGQGALVLENPDAVKNPFYVGVPDWAQWPMIALATMAAIIASQAVITGAFSVSRQAMQLGYIPRMLVRHTSKDTIGQIYVPGINWLMMLTVIALVLAFRSSTNLASAYGVSVSGTMLIDTLLLALLAKSTWTRARWWVLPVCAVVLVIDLGFLVANGAKFFHGAWFPIALGLLVFTVLRTWRRGRELLTAEVRKEGIQLDTFLPGLMLAPPVRVPGTAVFLTASPDVVPHALLHNLKHNKVLHERNVFLTVETLGVPYAPREKRMKISPIAGDDFHRVIIRYGFMETPDVPVALMRSCDQCDLVFNPMDTTYFVSRESIVASRHRGMPIWRDKLFAFMHRNAAPATTFFRIPGNRLVELGAQVEI; this is encoded by the coding sequence ATGGCGAACGCAAACCACAAGCCGGCGGGCCGGCGCAGCCGCGGGCACGGCCAGGTCGGCCTGACCGGGCTGGTCGTCGGCGCGATCGGCGTCGTGTTCGGCGACATCGGCACCAGCCCGCTGTACACGATCAAGGAAGCCTTCATCCCGCACTACGGGCTGGACGCGCGCGATCCCGCGGAAGTGCTCGGCCTGCTGTCGCTGATCTTCTGGGCGCTGATGGTCATGGTGACGCTGAAGTACGTCGCCATCATCATGCGCGCCGACAACGAGGGCGAGGGCGGCATCATGGCGCTGATGACGCTGGCCCAGCGCACCTTGCCCAAGGGCGGGCGCGGCGCGTACGCGGTCGGCATCCTCGGCATCTTCGGCGCCTCGCTGTTCTTCGGCGACAGCGTGATCACGCCGCCGGTGTCGGTGCTGGGCGCGCTGGAAGGCATCGAGGTCGCCGCGCCGCAATTGCACGACTGGATCGTGCCGCTGGCGGTGGTGATCATGCTGGTGCTGTTCTCGACGCAACGCTTCGGCACCGAGAAGGTCGGGCGGGTGTTCGGGCCGATCACGCTGGTGTGGTTCCTGTCGATCGCCGCGCTCGGCGTCCTCAACATCCGCCACAACCCGGAAGTGGTGCAGGCGCTCAACCCGTGGTGGGGCGTGAAGTTCTTCATGGCCCACGGCTGGCACGGCATCTTCATCCTCGGCGCGGTGGTGCTGGCGGTGACCGGCGGCGAGGCGCTGTACGCCGACATGGGCCACTTCGGCGCCAGGCCGATCCGCTACGCCTGGTATTTCCTGGTGCTGCCGGCGCTGATGCTGAACTACCTGGGGCAGGGCGCGTTGGTGCTGGAGAACCCGGACGCGGTCAAGAACCCGTTCTACGTCGGCGTGCCGGACTGGGCGCAGTGGCCGATGATCGCGCTGGCCACGATGGCCGCGATCATCGCCTCGCAGGCGGTCATCACCGGCGCGTTCTCGGTGTCGCGGCAGGCGATGCAGCTGGGCTACATCCCGCGCATGCTGGTGCGGCACACCTCGAAGGACACCATCGGCCAGATCTACGTGCCCGGCATCAACTGGCTGATGATGCTCACCGTGATCGCGCTGGTGCTGGCGTTCCGCAGCTCCACCAACCTGGCCTCGGCCTACGGCGTGTCGGTGTCCGGCACGATGCTGATCGACACCCTGCTGCTGGCCTTGCTGGCCAAGTCCACCTGGACGCGCGCGCGCTGGTGGGTGCTGCCGGTGTGCGCGGTGGTGCTGGTGATCGACCTCGGCTTCCTGGTCGCCAACGGCGCCAAGTTCTTCCACGGCGCGTGGTTCCCGATCGCGCTGGGCCTGCTGGTGTTCACCGTGCTGCGCACCTGGCGCCGCGGCCGCGAGCTGCTCACCGCCGAGGTGCGCAAGGAAGGCATCCAGCTCGACACCTTCCTGCCCGGCCTGATGCTGGCGCCGCCGGTGCGGGTGCCGGGCACGGCGGTGTTCCTGACCGCCAGCCCCGACGTGGTGCCGCATGCGCTGCTGCACAACCTCAAGCACAACAAGGTGCTGCACGAGCGCAACGTGTTCCTGACCGTGGAGACGCTGGGCGTGCCGTACGCGCCGCGCGAGAAGCGGATGAAGATCTCGCCGATCGCCGGCGACGACTTCCACCGGGTGATCATCCGCTACGGCTTCATGGAAACGCCGGACGTGCCGGTGGCGCTGATGCGCAGCTGCGACCAGTGCGACCTGGTGTTCAACCCGATGGACACCACCTACTTCGTCAGCCGCGAGAGCATCGTCGCCAGCCGCCACCGCGGCATGCCGATCTGGCGCGACAAGCTGTTCGCCTTCATGCACCGCAACGCCGCGCCGGCGACCACGTTCTTCCGGATTCCCGGCAACCGGCTGGTCGAGCTGGGCGCGCAGGTGGAGATCTGA
- the ruvA gene encoding Holliday junction branch migration protein RuvA — protein sequence MIGRLKGILIHKAPPWLVIDVHGVGYELEAPMSTFYDLPDVGREVFLFTHYAQKEDSVSLYGFLREAERRLFRDVQKVSGIGAKIALAVLSGVSVDEFARLVQTADVTALTRIPGIGKKTAERMVVELRDRAADLAGGPVAASAGLPGDPLSEAITALQALGYKPAEAERMAKKAAGDGDAAETIIRKALQSALR from the coding sequence ATGATCGGTCGTCTCAAGGGCATCCTCATCCACAAGGCGCCGCCGTGGCTCGTCATCGACGTGCACGGCGTCGGCTACGAGCTGGAGGCGCCGATGAGCACCTTCTACGACCTGCCGGACGTGGGCCGCGAGGTATTCCTGTTCACCCACTACGCGCAGAAGGAGGACAGCGTCTCGCTGTACGGCTTCCTGCGCGAGGCCGAGCGGCGGCTGTTCCGCGACGTGCAGAAGGTCAGCGGGATCGGCGCGAAGATCGCGCTGGCGGTGCTGTCCGGCGTGTCGGTGGACGAGTTCGCGCGGCTGGTGCAGACCGCCGACGTCACCGCGCTGACCCGCATCCCCGGCATCGGCAAGAAGACCGCCGAGCGCATGGTCGTCGAACTGCGCGACCGCGCGGCCGACCTGGCCGGCGGCCCGGTCGCGGCCAGCGCCGGCCTGCCGGGCGATCCGCTGTCCGAGGCCATCACCGCGCTGCAGGCGCTGGGCTACAAGCCGGCCGAAGCCGAACGCATGGCGAAGAAGGCCGCGGGCGACGGCGACGCCGCCGAAACCATCATCCGAAAAGCGCTACAGTCCGCGCTCCGCTGA
- the ruvC gene encoding crossover junction endodeoxyribonuclease RuvC has translation MLPASPSTLQRPASVRVLGIDPGSQRTGVGIIDIAGDGRVTHVHHQPLVLLDAETFPLRLRKLLDGLWALIEQYAPDEVAVEQVFLSNNAMSALKLGQARGAAVAACVARDLPVSEYAAKEIKLALVGSGGADKAQVQHMVGAMLGLTGKLQADAADALAVAITHAHVRASANRLGVAAREAWGRKGRGRR, from the coding sequence ATGCTTCCCGCGTCACCTTCCACGCTCCAGCGCCCGGCCTCCGTCCGCGTGCTGGGCATCGATCCCGGCTCGCAGCGCACCGGCGTCGGCATCATCGACATCGCCGGCGACGGCAGGGTGACGCACGTGCATCACCAGCCGCTGGTGCTGCTGGATGCGGAGACCTTTCCGCTGCGCCTGCGCAAGCTGCTGGACGGGCTGTGGGCGCTGATCGAACAGTACGCGCCGGACGAAGTGGCGGTGGAGCAGGTGTTCCTGTCCAACAACGCGATGAGCGCGCTCAAGCTGGGCCAGGCGCGCGGCGCGGCGGTGGCCGCCTGCGTGGCGCGCGACCTGCCGGTGAGCGAATACGCGGCGAAGGAAATCAAGCTGGCGCTGGTCGGCAGCGGCGGCGCCGACAAGGCGCAGGTGCAGCACATGGTCGGCGCGATGCTGGGCCTGACCGGCAAGCTGCAGGCCGACGCCGCCGACGCGCTGGCGGTGGCGATCACCCATGCGCACGTGCGCGCCAGCGCCAACCGCCTGGGCGTGGCCGCGCGCGAGGCGTGGGGCCGCAAGGGCAGGGGGCGGCGATGA
- a CDS encoding YebC/PmpR family DNA-binding transcriptional regulator, protein MGRGPSIEARKNAQDAQRGKIFTKVIREISVAARAGGGDPHSNPRLRVAIDKGLAANMTKDVIERAIKKATGELEGVTYEEIRYEGYGAGGVAVIVDCLTDNRVRTVADVRHAFGKFGGNLGTEGSVAFMFKKLGVLSYDAGADEDRITEAAIEAGADDVVVYPEDGAIDVLTSPDAFAEVKAAMEAAGLAPGFAEVTMRADNDSPVDGETAEQVQKLLRWLEDMDDVQNVYSNAAGLG, encoded by the coding sequence ATGGGACGTGGCCCCTCCATCGAAGCCCGCAAGAACGCGCAGGACGCGCAGCGCGGCAAGATCTTCACCAAGGTGATCCGCGAGATCTCGGTGGCGGCGCGCGCCGGCGGTGGCGACCCGCACAGCAATCCGCGCCTGCGCGTGGCGATCGACAAGGGCCTGGCCGCGAACATGACCAAGGACGTCATCGAGCGCGCCATCAAGAAGGCCACCGGCGAGCTGGAAGGCGTCACATACGAGGAGATCCGCTACGAGGGCTACGGCGCGGGCGGCGTGGCGGTGATCGTCGACTGCCTGACCGACAACCGCGTGCGTACCGTGGCCGACGTGCGCCACGCCTTCGGCAAGTTCGGCGGCAACCTCGGCACCGAAGGCTCGGTGGCCTTCATGTTCAAGAAGCTGGGCGTGCTGAGCTACGACGCCGGCGCCGACGAGGACAGGATCACCGAGGCCGCCATCGAGGCCGGCGCGGACGACGTGGTGGTGTATCCGGAAGACGGCGCCATCGACGTGCTGACCTCGCCCGACGCCTTCGCCGAGGTGAAGGCGGCGATGGAGGCGGCGGGCCTGGCGCCCGGCTTTGCCGAAGTGACGATGCGCGCGGACAACGATTCGCCGGTCGACGGCGAGACCGCCGAGCAGGTGCAGAAGCTGCTGCGCTGGCTGGAAGACATGGACGACGTGCAGAACGTCTATTCCAACGCCGCGGGCCTGGGCTGA
- a CDS encoding metallophosphoesterase, with protein MRLASRSAPTALRALLLLVCLAVGAAACAGTAPTPAAADDGPYVFRAEGSKLDAVWICDGKLVRTTRPARDGATIKPRCGYPHPLVIPAAIEPGEAPLAPGARIVALSDIHGQYGLLVRLLRAHHVIDGRDRWALGRDHLVVAGDVFDRGPGVTEALWLLFQLQQQARAAGGAVHFLLGNHETMALYGSLRYVNPKYVATAERLGRSYADLFGPDSVLGGWLRTRPVLLKLGDTLFLHGGVSPENLDLVAAMDATNAGYQRTLGMPREQVKADPAIARLYDSKASPVWYRGYFNGQLDTPGVRALVAKLGVARIVVGHTTIGEVASFHDGKIIAIDSGIKRGKSGQLLFIDGDTLSRGLLDGSREPLPALLDVPDDPE; from the coding sequence ATGCGCCTTGCTTCCCGATCCGCCCCGACGGCGCTGCGCGCGCTCCTGCTGCTGGTCTGCCTGGCCGTTGGCGCCGCGGCCTGCGCCGGCACCGCGCCCACGCCGGCAGCCGCGGACGACGGCCCCTACGTGTTCCGGGCGGAAGGGAGCAAGCTGGACGCCGTCTGGATCTGCGACGGCAAGCTGGTGCGCACGACCCGGCCCGCGCGCGACGGCGCCACGATCAAGCCGCGCTGCGGCTATCCGCATCCGCTGGTCATCCCGGCCGCGATCGAACCGGGCGAGGCGCCGCTGGCGCCGGGCGCGCGGATCGTCGCGCTGTCCGACATCCACGGCCAGTACGGGCTGCTGGTGCGGCTGCTGCGCGCCCATCACGTCATCGACGGCCGCGACCGCTGGGCGCTGGGTCGCGACCATCTGGTCGTCGCCGGCGATGTGTTCGACCGCGGCCCCGGCGTCACCGAGGCGCTGTGGCTGCTGTTCCAGTTGCAGCAGCAGGCGCGCGCGGCCGGCGGCGCGGTGCATTTCCTGCTGGGCAACCACGAGACGATGGCGCTGTACGGCAGCCTGCGCTACGTCAATCCGAAATACGTCGCCACCGCCGAACGGCTGGGCCGCTCCTACGCCGACCTGTTCGGCCCGGACTCGGTGCTGGGCGGCTGGCTGCGCACGCGGCCGGTGCTGCTGAAGCTGGGCGACACGCTGTTCCTGCACGGCGGGGTTTCGCCGGAGAACCTCGACCTGGTCGCCGCGATGGACGCCACCAACGCCGGCTACCAGCGCACCCTCGGCATGCCCCGCGAACAGGTGAAGGCCGACCCGGCCATCGCCCGCCTGTACGACTCCAAGGCGAGCCCAGTCTGGTACCGCGGCTATTTCAACGGGCAGTTGGACACGCCGGGCGTGCGGGCGCTGGTGGCGAAGCTGGGCGTCGCGCGGATCGTCGTCGGCCACACCACCATCGGCGAGGTCGCCAGCTTCCACGACGGCAAGATCATCGCCATCGACAGCGGCATCAAGCGCGGCAAGTCCGGGCAACTGCTGTTCATCGACGGCGACACGCTCAGCCGCGGCCTGCTGGACGGCAGCCGCGAACCGCTGCCGGCGCTGCTGGATGTGCCCGACGATCCGGAGTGA